In the Leptospira sp. WS4.C2 genome, one interval contains:
- a CDS encoding potassium-transporting ATPase subunit C yields the protein MKSNETANQWEITIRFGFLSLLVFGFLYPLAITGLASTFFPFKANGSLLVEEGKVVGSELLAQGIESKFMFRYRPSAVSYATMPSGASNLSPSSLDLKNLVEERKRELETGGIRIEECLELVYTSASGLDPHISAPCAYEQAKFLQKQGKIPLVQINELILKHIEHPLFGFMGRERMNVNKLNLSWKQLIHE from the coding sequence ATGAAATCGAATGAAACAGCAAACCAATGGGAAATAACAATCCGGTTTGGATTTTTATCCTTACTCGTGTTCGGTTTTTTGTATCCATTAGCGATTACTGGTTTAGCGTCCACTTTTTTCCCATTCAAAGCTAATGGAAGTTTGTTAGTAGAGGAAGGGAAAGTAGTCGGTTCTGAACTTTTGGCCCAAGGGATAGAATCGAAATTTATGTTTCGTTATCGGCCCAGTGCTGTCAGTTATGCGACAATGCCGAGTGGGGCATCCAATTTAAGTCCTTCCAGTTTGGATTTAAAGAACTTAGTGGAAGAAAGGAAACGTGAATTGGAAACGGGGGGGATCCGTATAGAAGAATGTTTGGAGTTGGTTTATACTTCTGCTTCTGGGTTAGATCCACATATATCAGCCCCATGTGCATATGAACAGGCAAAATTTCTCCAGAAACAAGGAAAGATACCCTTGGTTCAAATAAATGAATTGATTCTAAAACATATAGAACATCCACTTTTTGGTTTTATGGGACGAGAAAGAATGAACGTAAACAAGTTAAATTTATCCTGGAAACAATTGATTCATGAATGA
- a CDS encoding ATP-binding protein — protein sequence MNEGKRPEDFLSLANQEEPKKKGILKVYFGMSPGVGKTYAMLTEAHHLKAEGEDIRIGIVESHGRAETKALVDGLPWIPLKKIEYRGKVWEEMDVESILKERPSYVLVDELAHTNIPGSVNKKRYQDIFSLLDAGIHVLSTVNVQHLESQVDSVEKIIQSPVKETIPDIILERADELVLIDIIPDELLKRLSEGKVYIPEKVVSAKENFFRKENLTYLRELSLSYTAKYVEKRMPQGRERIMVAISASPHSKTLLRNAKRLALERNSELYAVFSENEENRSLDSANSIRSHIRFAKELGAEVVHSFESDPVVGIVAAVQEKRINRLVIGGSKRSFFSGLLQKNISTKIIKQLREVEIVIVPFQDDRSFQFDFYKKLIPSSGIRQYAAIFALTSLVTLFNQFLLSYIGYWTISILYLFYVAVLGMFFSRGPVLLAAILSASFWNFLFIPPLYTFYISKLEDALMFVIFMLIALINGGLTARLKKNESKLRSREEKLSILYELTQNLSKTSSASEIIKTGDSFFKRIFPFPVNLHFYQGGDFTPSIEDSKDLAVASWTIKNGKPAGRYTETLSLSNATFYPLVSPGGITGVINVKSSAEPSLEQEILLNTVANQVALALDRDTLSEDSRKNFLLKESEKLYNLIFNSLSHELKTPLTSIRGSASALLDPEIDADPIARKSLLEEIQESSLVLNLLLGNLLDISRIESGYLTLKKEKVYPSDIIQDAISFLGKNKTNHSIKVNLNDCDFPIELDRVLFSHAIFNLLYNACLYTPAGTTIWITLQKSGDKVQWTVEDNGNGLPVDSSRIFQKFYRGESSGKIGTGLGLAISKSIIELHGGTIEAMNRKEGGACFLVDIPYST from the coding sequence ATGAATGAAGGAAAACGCCCTGAAGACTTTCTCTCACTAGCCAACCAAGAAGAGCCAAAGAAAAAAGGCATTCTGAAAGTTTATTTTGGAATGTCACCTGGTGTTGGTAAAACCTATGCTATGTTAACGGAAGCTCATCATTTAAAAGCAGAAGGAGAAGACATACGGATTGGTATAGTCGAAAGCCATGGGAGGGCCGAAACCAAGGCGTTGGTGGATGGTCTTCCGTGGATACCTCTGAAAAAAATTGAATATCGGGGAAAAGTATGGGAAGAGATGGATGTTGAGAGTATTCTAAAAGAGAGACCTAGTTATGTGTTAGTTGATGAATTGGCTCATACTAATATTCCTGGCTCAGTGAATAAAAAAAGATACCAAGATATTTTTTCATTACTCGATGCTGGCATTCATGTGCTTTCGACCGTGAATGTCCAACATTTAGAGAGTCAGGTGGATTCTGTAGAAAAAATCATCCAAAGTCCTGTAAAAGAAACTATCCCCGACATTATTTTGGAAAGAGCCGATGAACTAGTGTTAATTGATATTATTCCTGATGAATTATTGAAAAGATTGTCTGAAGGGAAAGTGTATATTCCAGAAAAAGTTGTTTCTGCGAAGGAAAATTTTTTCCGTAAAGAGAATTTAACTTACCTTCGGGAACTGTCTCTTTCTTACACTGCAAAGTATGTAGAAAAAAGAATGCCCCAAGGTCGAGAAAGGATTATGGTTGCGATCTCCGCTAGTCCTCATTCGAAAACACTTCTTCGTAATGCAAAAAGGTTGGCACTAGAAAGAAATTCCGAGCTGTATGCAGTTTTTTCGGAAAACGAAGAAAATCGAAGTTTGGATTCTGCTAACTCAATCCGATCGCATATTCGTTTTGCAAAAGAACTAGGTGCAGAAGTAGTCCATTCGTTTGAATCCGATCCAGTTGTGGGAATCGTTGCTGCGGTTCAAGAAAAACGTATCAACCGTTTGGTGATTGGAGGATCGAAAAGAAGTTTTTTTTCGGGCCTATTACAAAAAAATATTTCGACTAAGATCATTAAACAACTTAGAGAAGTGGAGATCGTCATCGTTCCGTTTCAGGATGATAGGTCGTTTCAATTTGACTTTTATAAAAAGTTAATTCCTTCTTCAGGAATTAGGCAATACGCAGCTATTTTTGCTCTGACATCCCTTGTTACATTATTCAATCAATTTCTTCTTTCTTATATTGGATATTGGACCATTTCGATTTTGTATTTGTTTTATGTAGCTGTGCTCGGTATGTTTTTTAGCCGGGGCCCTGTTTTACTTGCCGCGATACTTTCAGCTTCTTTTTGGAACTTTTTATTTATACCACCTCTTTACACATTTTATATTTCTAAGTTGGAAGATGCATTGATGTTTGTGATCTTTATGTTGATTGCACTGATCAATGGGGGTCTTACAGCAAGGCTTAAAAAAAATGAATCTAAACTTAGATCTAGAGAGGAAAAGCTTTCCATTCTTTATGAACTCACTCAGAATTTGTCAAAAACTTCCTCAGCATCAGAAATTATTAAAACAGGAGATTCATTCTTTAAACGAATCTTTCCATTTCCAGTGAACCTGCATTTCTATCAAGGGGGAGATTTTACTCCGAGTATAGAGGATTCGAAAGATTTAGCTGTGGCCTCTTGGACCATTAAAAATGGAAAACCCGCTGGTAGGTATACCGAAACTCTTTCTTTATCGAATGCTACTTTTTATCCGCTTGTTTCTCCTGGAGGAATTACGGGTGTAATCAATGTGAAGTCCTCTGCGGAGCCAAGTTTGGAGCAGGAAATATTATTGAATACAGTTGCTAACCAAGTGGCCTTGGCACTAGATCGTGATACTTTGTCGGAAGACTCTAGAAAGAATTTTTTGTTAAAAGAATCAGAGAAATTATATAATCTAATTTTTAATTCTTTATCACATGAATTAAAAACACCATTAACTTCGATTCGTGGATCTGCTTCTGCTTTACTAGATCCAGAGATTGATGCAGATCCTATTGCAAGAAAGAGTTTATTGGAGGAAATTCAGGAGAGTTCGCTTGTTTTGAATTTACTTCTGGGAAATCTATTGGATATCAGCAGGATCGAATCGGGATATTTAACTTTAAAGAAGGAAAAAGTTTATCCTTCGGATATCATTCAGGATGCGATTTCCTTTTTAGGAAAAAATAAAACAAACCATTCCATCAAAGTCAATCTGAATGATTGTGATTTTCCCATTGAACTTGACCGGGTTCTATTTTCTCATGCGATTTTTAATCTTTTATATAACGCGTGTTTATATACTCCAGCGGGTACGACAATTTGGATAACATTACAAAAATCTGGGGATAAGGTTCAATGGACAGTGGAGGATAATGGAAATGGTTTACCAGTAGATTCCTCTCGAATCTTTCAGAAATTTTACAGGGGGGAATCCTCTGGAAAAATTGGAACAGGACTTGGTCTTGCCATTTCTAAGTCGATCATCGAATTACATGGCGGAACTATTGAAGCGATGAATCGGAAGGAAGGAGGTGCCTGCTTTCTCGTTGACATTCCGTATTCTACATAG
- a CDS encoding response regulator: protein MLKDLILLVDDDSAIRKMLRIALEAKGYQTIEAISKKEAIESVALNSPKLVLLDLQLPDGSGLDVIKEVRTFSEIPFIVLSVMSSEEDKIALLDSGADDYITKPFSMGELLARIRTALRRLPMEEAPSNWEKENLVVDFVNYQVIKNNIQVRLTPTEFQILIFLIKNSGKVITHDVLIKKIWGDQALNEMNSLRVHITQLRKKIEDLPSNPHLLVTEPGIGYRWVGN from the coding sequence ATGCTTAAGGATTTGATACTACTTGTGGATGATGACAGTGCCATTCGGAAAATGCTGCGCATTGCTCTGGAGGCGAAAGGTTATCAAACGATAGAAGCAATTTCTAAAAAAGAAGCGATAGAATCCGTTGCCTTAAATTCACCCAAATTAGTTTTACTAGACCTACAACTTCCTGATGGGAGTGGGTTGGATGTGATAAAAGAAGTCCGAACCTTTTCAGAAATTCCTTTTATTGTTTTATCAGTAATGAGTTCAGAAGAAGATAAAATTGCCTTACTTGATTCTGGTGCAGACGATTACATTACCAAACCTTTTAGTATGGGGGAATTGTTAGCAAGGATTCGCACTGCTTTGCGTAGACTTCCTATGGAAGAGGCACCATCGAACTGGGAAAAAGAAAACCTTGTAGTCGATTTTGTAAACTACCAGGTCATCAAAAATAATATTCAGGTCCGACTAACACCGACGGAATTCCAAATTCTTATCTTTCTCATTAAAAATTCTGGTAAAGTGATCACGCATGATGTATTGATTAAAAAAATCTGGGGAGACCAAGCACTCAATGAAATGAATTCGCTGCGTGTTCATATCACACAACTCCGAAAGAAAATTGAAGATTTACCAAGTAATCCTCATTTGCTTGTTACCGAACCTGGAATCGGTTACCGTTGGGTTGGTAACTAG
- a CDS encoding porin has translation MLNQMSVLPFVKVISRDLLKFSLYIVVLFFTATFSSMVAEETPSKENVRSVEPIPKAIVLPNSIQFGGFIDSYYMHNRNLPKDTERNFTTQAVRNGEFNVNLAYVEAKVEEKNYRGRLAFQWGTSVNANYAAEITTEKYSNQNSVKNIQEAYTGFKIGKDTWIDAGIFFGNIGHESWISQNNVNYTRAFALDYVPYYSSGVRLSHKFSDKLSGQLQVLNGWQNITDNNKDKSFGSQIKYLLSQNLILTLNQFVGNEAPNNERKQIRLYQNTILEWILSDRFSLVGQFDVGAQKAKQSFIYEPWLGAYDPSLGDYRETESRVYRQWYHGTIWASFKITPEYRLSFRIERFYDPLQVMVNTGTRNGFMSNGYTATFDVLTFDPGLIRFEYVYRRSADSVFAYRDSQTSKKEDFFLVAFSMKF, from the coding sequence ATGTTAAATCAAATGAGTGTATTGCCTTTTGTGAAAGTTATAAGCAGAGATCTTTTGAAATTTTCTCTCTATATAGTTGTTTTATTTTTCACTGCAACGTTTTCGTCCATGGTGGCAGAAGAAACTCCGTCCAAAGAAAATGTCCGAAGTGTAGAACCTATTCCTAAAGCCATAGTTTTGCCAAATTCCATTCAGTTTGGTGGGTTTATTGATTCATATTATATGCACAATAGGAATCTTCCTAAAGATACGGAAAGAAATTTTACTACCCAAGCCGTTCGTAATGGAGAGTTCAATGTAAATTTAGCTTATGTAGAGGCAAAGGTAGAAGAGAAAAATTATCGCGGTAGGTTGGCGTTCCAATGGGGAACTTCAGTAAATGCTAATTATGCGGCTGAGATTACAACGGAAAAATATTCCAATCAAAACTCGGTAAAAAATATCCAAGAAGCATATACCGGATTTAAAATCGGTAAGGATACATGGATCGATGCGGGAATATTTTTTGGAAATATCGGACATGAATCATGGATTTCCCAAAACAACGTAAATTATACAAGAGCCTTTGCTTTAGATTACGTACCTTACTATTCTTCGGGGGTCCGATTGAGTCACAAGTTCAGTGATAAATTAAGTGGGCAATTGCAAGTATTGAATGGATGGCAAAATATCACTGATAACAATAAAGATAAATCTTTTGGAAGCCAGATTAAGTATCTATTGAGTCAAAATCTCATTTTAACACTCAATCAATTTGTCGGAAACGAAGCTCCAAACAATGAAAGGAAACAAATCCGTTTGTATCAGAATACGATTTTGGAATGGATCTTGTCTGATCGATTTAGTTTAGTGGGTCAGTTCGATGTGGGAGCACAAAAAGCAAAACAAAGTTTTATTTATGAACCTTGGTTAGGTGCTTACGACCCAAGTCTTGGGGATTATCGGGAAACAGAATCACGTGTTTATCGACAGTGGTATCACGGAACGATTTGGGCCAGTTTCAAAATCACTCCAGAATACAGATTGAGTTTTCGCATAGAACGTTTTTATGACCCATTACAAGTGATGGTGAATACGGGAACAAGAAACGGATTTATGAGCAATGGGTATACAGCTACCTTTGATGTCTTAACATTTGATCCGGGGTTAATTCGATTCGAATACGTCTATCGACGATCCGCCGATTCTGTGTTTGCTTATAGAGACAGTCAAACCTCAAAAAAGGAAGATTTCTTTCTTGTAGCATTTTCAATGAAGTTTTAA